In one Lysobacter alkalisoli genomic region, the following are encoded:
- a CDS encoding PilN domain-containing protein, whose product MTGLRDRLGSMGARLWPGAGHFLAWWGRSLAAWLPSGLRRALGVGRGRLMLQAEGGEIALSRQQEETLTALGRIPALADAEALTPMAAAMADPLAGLLSPRLAELPRWLLLPASACLRRRLLLPAAAADRLRDVVGFEVDRQTPFPIDEVAYDARVLGRRESDGQLDVELVVVPRTALAPQRAALGALGGELAGIEVAGADGLPIGVNLLPPSERRRQRDPWRPWNWGLAALALLACGLMLWQVLQNRRATADALEQQIAAEAAAGRQAAAQRQRLAGLISGQAFLDAKRTARPPAVVVIDELTRRLPDNTYLEKLSLEERRMLLIGLSREAPALVGRLQGAGPWRSPALAGALQPDPASGRDRFTLTAELAAMPPPGAAPADAPADSGTVPAPETDE is encoded by the coding sequence ATGACAGGCTTGCGGGACCGCCTTGGATCGATGGGCGCCCGGCTGTGGCCGGGTGCCGGTCATTTCCTGGCCTGGTGGGGGCGCTCGCTGGCTGCCTGGCTGCCGTCCGGGCTGCGTCGCGCGCTGGGCGTCGGCCGCGGCCGGCTGATGCTGCAGGCCGAAGGCGGCGAGATCGCCCTGTCGCGCCAGCAGGAAGAGACCCTGACCGCACTCGGCCGGATTCCGGCGCTGGCCGATGCCGAGGCGCTGACGCCGATGGCAGCCGCCATGGCCGATCCGCTCGCCGGCCTGCTGTCGCCGCGCCTGGCCGAGTTGCCGCGCTGGTTGCTGTTGCCGGCCTCGGCCTGTTTGCGCCGTCGCCTGCTGCTGCCGGCCGCGGCTGCGGACCGGCTGCGCGACGTGGTCGGTTTCGAGGTCGACCGGCAGACCCCGTTCCCGATCGATGAAGTGGCCTACGACGCTCGCGTGCTCGGCCGTCGCGAGTCCGACGGGCAGCTCGACGTGGAGCTGGTGGTGGTGCCGCGCACCGCCCTGGCACCACAGCGGGCCGCACTCGGGGCGCTGGGCGGCGAACTGGCCGGGATCGAGGTGGCCGGTGCCGATGGTCTTCCGATTGGCGTCAACCTGCTGCCCCCGTCCGAGCGCCGCCGCCAGCGCGATCCGTGGCGGCCATGGAACTGGGGCCTGGCCGCACTGGCGCTGCTTGCCTGCGGTTTGATGCTCTGGCAGGTATTGCAGAATCGTCGCGCCACCGCCGATGCACTCGAGCAGCAGATCGCCGCCGAGGCCGCCGCCGGCCGCCAGGCCGCCGCCCAGCGCCAGCGCCTGGCCGGCCTGATCAGTGGCCAGGCCTTCCTCGACGCCAAGCGCACCGCCCGGCCACCGGCAGTGGTGGTCATCGACGAGTTGACCCGCCGCCTGCCCGACAACACCTATCTCGAAAAGCTTTCGCTGGAGGAGCGCCGCATGCTGCTGATCGGCTTGAGCCGCGAGGCGCCGGCCCTGGTCGGCCGCCTGCAGGGGGCCGGACCGTGGCGCTCGCCGGCACTGGCCGGCGCACTGCAGCCCGACCCCGCCAGCGGCCGCGACCGTTTCACCCTGACCGCCGAACTGGCTGCAATGCCTCCCCCGGGGGCAGCGCCGGCCGACGCACCTGCGGACAGCGGAACCGTCCCGGCACCGGAGACCGACGAATGA
- a CDS encoding type II secretion system minor pseudopilin has translation MAGNDRRLTVAGCRLDTACPRLTTAARPRGAALLLVLWLITLLTALVGAFALTARVEALQGRVLVSGLAAGNAARAGLEYALTRIELDDPRRQWQPDGQPHAWRYAGAEIEVTIIDEGGKVDLNQADMTLLAGLLRVLGSEQFEAEQLAGAVLDWRDADSLTQPTGGAEDADYAAAGRPYGAKDGEFESIAELQQVLGFTSEIYARIAPHVTVYSGRPRPDTAFASQEVLDAMGLDGELLVTQRRQLDPVTGEPMPGAVDNSWLVGSRSGTYSIGSRARLADGREGVVRAVVRTGGGAMPGMAYTVLRWEEGVTPR, from the coding sequence ATGGCAGGCAATGACCGTCGGCTCACGGTCGCCGGATGCCGGCTTGATACGGCCTGCCCACGACTGACGACCGCCGCACGACCGCGCGGCGCCGCCCTGCTGCTGGTGCTGTGGCTGATCACCCTGCTGACCGCATTGGTGGGTGCCTTCGCACTGACGGCCCGGGTCGAGGCCCTGCAGGGGCGCGTATTGGTCAGTGGCCTGGCCGCTGGCAACGCGGCCCGGGCCGGGCTCGAATACGCGTTGACCCGGATCGAACTGGACGACCCTCGCCGCCAGTGGCAACCCGACGGCCAGCCCCATGCCTGGCGATACGCCGGTGCCGAGATCGAAGTCACGATCATCGACGAGGGCGGCAAGGTCGATCTCAACCAGGCCGACATGACCCTGCTGGCCGGCCTGCTGCGGGTGCTGGGCAGCGAGCAGTTCGAGGCCGAGCAATTGGCCGGGGCGGTCCTCGACTGGCGCGATGCCGATTCGCTGACCCAGCCGACCGGAGGCGCCGAGGACGCCGACTATGCGGCTGCCGGCCGTCCGTACGGCGCCAAGGACGGCGAGTTCGAGAGCATCGCCGAGTTGCAGCAGGTGCTGGGCTTCACCTCGGAGATCTACGCCCGGATCGCACCGCATGTCACCGTGTACAGCGGCCGCCCGCGTCCGGACACTGCGTTTGCCTCGCAGGAGGTCCTGGATGCGATGGGGCTGGATGGCGAGCTTCTGGTGACGCAGCGCAGGCAACTCGATCCGGTCACCGGAGAGCCCATGCCGGGTGCAGTCGACAACTCCTGGCTCGTGGGCAGCCGGAGCGGCACGTATAGTATCGGCAGCCGCGCGCGGCTGGCCGACGGTCGTGAAGGAGTTGTGCGTGCAGTAGTCCGCACGGGAGGGGGCGCCATGCCTGGCATGGCCTATACCGTGTTGCGCTGGGAGGAGGGAGTTACACCGCGATGA
- a CDS encoding prepilin-type N-terminal cleavage/methylation domain-containing protein, producing MVRRRTHGFTLIEVLLATVLLAAGLALAFATLTAATTTINRGEAMAQRAERERAVLGFLRQRMMAARTIAFEVDPATTLPMRFVGEPGRIRFVADLPDYLGYGGPYLHDFRIEEGEGGARIVLALTVVQSAQTWEEADPRPPELLVDRLGEARFRYRALTVEGELSGWEDRWEASEQLPLLVEVTLTDADGRPWPPLVVALPQAGSLAGANVVGRF from the coding sequence ATTGTGAGGCGGCGGACACACGGCTTCACCCTGATCGAAGTGCTGCTGGCCACCGTGCTGCTGGCCGCCGGACTGGCGCTGGCCTTCGCCACCCTCACCGCGGCCACCACCACTATCAATCGCGGCGAGGCGATGGCCCAGCGTGCCGAACGCGAGCGCGCCGTGCTCGGCTTCCTGCGCCAGCGGATGATGGCGGCGCGGACGATCGCCTTCGAGGTCGACCCCGCGACCACCTTGCCGATGCGCTTCGTTGGCGAGCCCGGCCGCATCCGTTTCGTCGCCGATCTGCCGGATTACCTCGGCTACGGCGGTCCCTACCTGCACGATTTCCGGATCGAAGAAGGCGAGGGCGGTGCCCGCATCGTGCTGGCCCTGACCGTGGTGCAGTCGGCGCAGACCTGGGAGGAGGCCGATCCCAGGCCGCCGGAACTGCTGGTCGACCGTCTCGGCGAAGCGCGCTTCCGCTACCGTGCGCTGACCGTCGAAGGCGAGCTGTCCGGCTGGGAGGATCGCTGGGAAGCCAGCGAACAACTGCCATTGCTGGTCGAGGTGACCCTGACCGATGCCGATGGCCGCCCGTGGCCACCGCTGGTGGTGGCCCTGCCGCAGGCCGGCAGCCTGGCCGGTGCCAACGTGGTGGGGAGGTTTTGA
- the xpsI gene encoding type II secretion system protein XpsI, giving the protein MKRFIARRGCNPAGSRRSQRGYTLIEVIVSFALLALAMTLLLGTLSGATRQVRWSGDAGRAALHAQSLLDQVGVGAPLEPGQERGEFEDGRYRWTLDIAPWEDPEPPLDVLQPVDGDANRLHEISLAVEWGEGRPGQRLLLRSLRLVPVDPLEGGL; this is encoded by the coding sequence ATGAAGCGGTTCATCGCCCGGCGCGGCTGCAATCCGGCCGGATCCCGCCGCAGCCAGCGCGGCTATACGTTGATCGAGGTCATCGTTTCCTTTGCGTTGCTGGCACTGGCGATGACCCTGCTGCTGGGCACGTTGTCCGGCGCGACACGACAGGTGCGCTGGTCCGGTGATGCCGGCCGTGCCGCCCTGCACGCGCAGTCGCTGCTCGACCAGGTCGGCGTGGGCGCGCCACTGGAGCCGGGGCAGGAGCGCGGTGAGTTCGAGGACGGCCGCTACCGCTGGACACTCGATATCGCGCCCTGGGAAGACCCCGAACCGCCACTTGATGTGCTGCAGCCGGTCGACGGCGATGCCAACCGTCTCCATGAGATCAGCCTTGCGGTGGAGTGGGGCGAAGGTCGTCCTGGCCAGCGCCTGCTGTTGCGCAGCCTGCGGCTGGTGCCGGTGGATCCGCTGGAGGGTGGATTGTGA
- the xpsH gene encoding type II secretion system protein XpsH translates to MPARTARRRIRGVSLVEMLMVVALFAVASLLAAAAMGGGYRGMQLRSSAKEVASQLRYTRAQALATGQPQRFVIDPQAHRWEAPNGKSGTIPSAIGIHFTGAREAQPSEGQGAVLFFADGAATGGRVQLSIERAAWNIDVAWLTGEVRLRRAEVER, encoded by the coding sequence ATGCCTGCCCGGACAGCCCGCCGCCGAATCCGCGGCGTCTCCCTGGTGGAGATGTTGATGGTGGTGGCGCTGTTTGCGGTTGCCAGTCTGCTGGCGGCCGCCGCCATGGGTGGCGGTTACCGCGGCATGCAGCTGCGCTCCAGCGCCAAGGAAGTGGCCTCGCAGTTGCGTTACACCCGCGCCCAGGCGCTGGCGACCGGGCAGCCGCAGCGATTCGTGATCGACCCGCAAGCGCATCGCTGGGAGGCGCCGAACGGCAAGAGCGGCACGATCCCGTCCGCGATCGGGATCCATTTCACCGGCGCCCGCGAGGCACAGCCAAGCGAAGGGCAGGGGGCGGTGCTGTTCTTTGCCGATGGTGCCGCCACCGGTGGGCGGGTGCAGCTGAGCATCGAGCGTGCGGCCTGGAACATCGATGTGGCCTGGCTGACCGGTGAGGTCCGGCTGCGACGCGCGGAGGTGGAGCGATGA
- the gspG gene encoding type II secretion system major pseudopilin GspG codes for MRQHRPIRSPRAGFAAAQRGMSLIEIIIVIVLIGAVLTFVGSRVLGGADRAKANLAKSQVMTLAQKVESFQMDTGRLPTALDELVTAPGDAPGWLGPYAKAQELKDPWGHDVVYRAPGEAGSFDLVILGRDGKAGGTSVDADVRYE; via the coding sequence ATGCGTCAACATCGCCCGATCCGCTCCCCCCGTGCGGGGTTTGCCGCCGCCCAGCGCGGCATGAGCCTGATCGAGATCATCATCGTCATCGTCCTGATCGGCGCGGTCCTGACCTTCGTCGGCAGCCGCGTGCTGGGCGGCGCCGACCGTGCCAAGGCCAACCTCGCCAAGTCGCAGGTGATGACCCTGGCGCAGAAGGTCGAGTCCTTCCAGATGGACACCGGCCGCCTGCCCACGGCGCTCGACGAGCTGGTCACCGCGCCCGGCGATGCGCCGGGCTGGCTGGGGCCCTATGCCAAGGCGCAGGAATTGAAGGACCCGTGGGGCCATGACGTCGTCTACCGTGCCCCGGGCGAGGCCGGTTCGTTCGATCTGGTGATCCTCGGCCGTGATGGCAAGGCGGGCGGCACCAGTGTCGACGCCGACGTCCGCTACGAGTAA